The following coding sequences are from one Clostridioides difficile ATCC 9689 = DSM 1296 window:
- a CDS encoding DUF1385 domain-containing protein, with the protein MAKQAVGGQAVIEGVMMQSKDKRAVAVRKSDGEIALKEDRIKSWVRDKNIDKIPFVRGSFVMIDTMIQGIKSLNFSSEFFMEEAEEDKFDLFIKKIFKDKANDIIIIFSLVIAMLLSAGLFIFIPTLVGGAFSKVMPNDFMLNLIEGIIRIAILFAYIVLISRSKDIERVFQYHGAEHKSIYCYENDLELTVENARKFKRLHPRCGTNFLFIVMAVSIILFAFFGWPNPILRIFMRIICVPIVAGLSYEVIRVLGKYDNGFTKIIAYPGMMLQYFTTKEPDDEQLEVALEALKAVVD; encoded by the coding sequence ATGGCAAAACAAGCTGTAGGTGGGCAAGCTGTTATTGAAGGTGTAATGATGCAGTCAAAAGACAAAAGAGCGGTAGCTGTTAGAAAAAGTGACGGAGAAATAGCACTAAAAGAAGATAGAATAAAAAGTTGGGTAAGAGATAAGAATATAGATAAGATACCTTTTGTTAGAGGTTCTTTTGTTATGATAGATACAATGATTCAAGGCATAAAAAGTTTAAACTTTTCTTCAGAGTTTTTTATGGAAGAAGCTGAAGAGGATAAATTTGATTTATTTATAAAGAAAATTTTTAAAGATAAGGCAAATGATATAATTATAATATTTTCATTGGTCATAGCAATGTTACTTTCTGCTGGATTATTCATTTTTATACCTACATTGGTAGGAGGAGCTTTTTCTAAAGTAATGCCTAATGATTTTATGCTTAATTTAATAGAAGGAATCATAAGGATAGCTATATTATTTGCATATATAGTATTGATTTCACGAAGTAAGGATATAGAAAGAGTCTTTCAATATCATGGAGCAGAACATAAATCTATATATTGCTATGAAAATGATTTAGAACTTACAGTAGAGAATGCTAGAAAATTTAAAAGATTACATCCTAGATGTGGTACAAATTTCCTATTTATAGTTATGGCTGTATCAATAATATTGTTTGCATTTTTTGGTTGGCCAAATCCAATTCTTAGAATATTTATGAGAATTATATGTGTGCCTATAGTAGCAGGTTTATCTTATGAGGTAATTAGAGTTCTTGGGAAATATGATAATGGATTTACTAAAATTATTGCATATCCAGGAATGATGTTGCAATATTTTACAACAAAAGAGCCTGATGATGAGCAATTAGAGGTTGCTTTGGAAGCATTGAAAGCAGTAGTAGATTAG
- the prmC gene encoding peptide chain release factor N(5)-glutamine methyltransferase — translation MTIKDIIIKYSDKLKDISDTPRLDTELLLQKTLGVDRLYIHLNLNKELTEEQKTKFMGFAEERLNGRPIAYIVENREFMGLDFFVKEGVLIPRPDTETLVEEIIEICREKKDVSILDIGTGSGAITISLAKYIENSKIMSFDISETALEIAKKNAIINEVGEKIKYINSDLFTAISDSNIKFDIIVSNPPYIKKQDIETLHKQVKDYEPYNALEGGEDGLDFYRRITEQGKKYLNKCGILAYEVGHNQAEDVINIMKSNGYKKIYTKKDIQGIDRVVIGYNI, via the coding sequence ATGACGATAAAAGATATAATTATTAAATATTCAGATAAACTAAAAGATATAAGTGATACTCCAAGATTAGATACAGAGTTATTGTTACAAAAAACATTGGGTGTTGATAGATTATATATTCACTTAAATCTGAATAAAGAGCTAACTGAAGAACAAAAAACAAAATTTATGGGTTTTGCAGAAGAAAGATTAAATGGAAGACCAATAGCATATATAGTTGAAAATAGGGAGTTTATGGGATTAGATTTTTTTGTTAAGGAAGGCGTATTGATTCCAAGACCAGATACAGAAACTTTAGTAGAAGAAATAATTGAAATATGTAGAGAAAAAAAAGATGTAAGTATATTAGATATAGGAACTGGTTCTGGAGCTATTACAATAAGTTTAGCAAAGTACATTGAAAATTCTAAAATCATGTCTTTTGATATATCAGAGACAGCATTAGAAATAGCTAAAAAAAATGCTATTATAAATGAAGTTGGTGAAAAAATAAAGTATATTAATTCTGATTTATTTACAGCAATAAGTGATAGTAACATAAAATTCGATATCATAGTTTCAAATCCACCATATATTAAAAAACAAGATATAGAAACTCTGCACAAACAAGTTAAAGATTATGAACCATATAATGCTCTTGAAGGTGGAGAAGATGGATTAGACTTTTATAGAAGAATAACAGAACAAGGTAAGAAATATTTAAATAAGTGTGGAATATTAGCATATGAAGTTGGTCATAATCAAGCTGAAGATGTAATAAATATTATGAAAAGTAATGGATATAAAAAAATATATACAAAGAAGGATATTCAAGGCATTGATAGAGTTGTTATAGGTTACAATATATGA
- the prfA gene encoding peptide chain release factor 1 — MLKKLEVLEDTYKDLSEKIGDPDVINDQKVWQKYIKEHADLEPIVMKYREYKSVLDSIKESKEILQEESDEELRELAKMELAEMEEKVAPLEEEIKILLLPKDPNDDKNVIVEIRGGAGGDEAALFAGDLFRMYSRYAERRRWKIELLSASDTGVGGYKEVSFMIKGKGAYSRLKYESGVHRVQRIPSTESGGRIHTSTSTVAVLPEVEDVEVEINPNDLRIDVFRSSGNGGQSVNTTDSAVRVTHIPTGEVVSCQDGKSQLKNKEQALKILKARLYDKALAEQHKDIAAERKSQVGTGDRSERIRTYNFPQGRISDHRINLTLYKLDAFLDGDIDEMIDALITVDQTEKMTAI; from the coding sequence ATGTTAAAAAAATTAGAGGTATTGGAAGATACATATAAAGACTTAAGTGAAAAAATAGGTGATCCGGATGTAATAAATGATCAAAAAGTTTGGCAGAAATATATAAAAGAACATGCTGACTTGGAACCTATTGTTATGAAATACAGAGAGTATAAAAGCGTTTTAGATAGTATAAAAGAATCAAAAGAAATTTTACAAGAAGAGTCAGATGAAGAATTAAGAGAATTAGCTAAAATGGAGTTAGCTGAGATGGAAGAAAAAGTAGCACCTCTGGAGGAAGAAATAAAAATACTATTATTGCCTAAAGACCCTAATGATGATAAGAACGTTATAGTTGAAATTAGAGGTGGAGCTGGAGGAGATGAAGCAGCTCTATTTGCGGGTGATTTATTTAGAATGTACTCAAGGTATGCTGAAAGAAGAAGATGGAAAATAGAATTATTGAGTGCAAGTGATACTGGAGTTGGTGGATATAAAGAAGTATCTTTTATGATAAAAGGTAAAGGTGCTTATTCAAGATTAAAGTATGAATCTGGAGTTCATAGAGTTCAAAGAATACCATCAACTGAATCTGGTGGAAGAATACACACATCAACTTCTACTGTTGCAGTATTACCAGAAGTTGAAGATGTAGAGGTTGAAATAAATCCAAATGATTTAAGAATAGATGTTTTCCGTTCTTCAGGTAATGGAGGACAAAGTGTCAATACTACTGACTCTGCTGTTAGGGTAACACATATACCTACAGGTGAAGTAGTATCTTGTCAAGATGGAAAATCACAATTAAAAAATAAAGAGCAAGCTTTAAAAATATTAAAAGCTAGACTTTACGATAAAGCATTGGCAGAACAACACAAAGATATAGCAGCAGAAAGAAAAAGCCAAGTCGGAACAGGAGACAGGTCAGAAAGAATAAGAACATATAATTTCCCTCAAGGTAGAATAAGTGACCATAGAATAAATTTAACTTTATATAAGTTAGATGCATTCTTAGATGGAGATATAGATGAAATGATAGATGCTTTAATTACTGTTGACCAAACAGAAAAAATGACTGCAATATAA
- the rpmE gene encoding 50S ribosomal protein L31: protein MQKEIQPKYNPVEVRCACGNTFVAGSTKDEIKVEICSECHPFYTGKQKNIEKGGRIDKFKKRFKMD, encoded by the coding sequence ATGCAAAAGGAAATACAACCAAAATACAATCCAGTTGAAGTGCGTTGTGCTTGTGGGAACACATTTGTTGCTGGTTCAACTAAGGACGAAATAAAAGTTGAAATATGTTCAGAGTGCCATCCATTCTATACAGGAAAACAAAAGAACATAGAAAAAGGTGGAAGAATCGACAAATTCAAGAAAAGATTCAAAATGGACTAA